Genomic window (bacterium):
CGCGGCAGCAGGCGGTTTCGGTGGCGCGACGCGCGGGGCGACCGGAGAAGCACGAGGTGCCGGCAGCGTCGATTTCGGCGCACTAGGCGCACTAGAAGTGAGCGGGGTTGATGGCTTCGACGGTCCCTGAGAAGACGCAGGAGTCTCCGCAAACTGGCGGATCTGCCCATAGAGGACGACACCGAGGGCCACGACGCCCAACCCTCCCAACAGGGCCACGCCGACAAGCACCCGCCGCGTCGGGGACAGCCGGATCGCGGGCGTGATTCGCACCTCAACAGGAGACTCCCGGTGCAAGATCGTTCCTGCCTTCGTGCCAACGCTCGGACCCGGGTACAGCTCGAGGAGCTCCGCTTGTGGAATACCGAGATACGTGGCATACGTCCGCAGAAATCCCCGCACATACGCGGGGCCGGGGAGGACGTCGAAGGTTTCCTGTTCAAGCGCCACAAGGAACGAGCGCCGAATCCGGGTGACGTTCTCGATTTCTTCGAGCGACAGGCCGAGCGCCTGCCTGGCGCTCCGCAATCGCTCGCCGATCCCCGTCGATACCATTCCTCACGGGAGTTCTTGCACCGGCGCGGACATTCCTGCGAACTCCGATGGAACTCCGCGTCCGGCCATGCACCGCAGCGCGGAGCCTGCCAAACGTATGTCGTTATCCTGCCTAAATCCGTGCATGTAATTAAGGAAGGTTGACCCGGGGGGACGTCCTACGGGTACGCCCCGGAGCCTTGCTATGGGACGTGCGATGACGAGGAGCGAAGGCGGATATTCCGTCGTCCAATTTCTGATCGTGCTGGCGCTCGCCGGGATCCTGCTCACCGGCGCCGTCTCGAGCATCGGGAAGGCCATATCCCGCGAGTACCTCGATGGGTGGACGCGCACGATGACTTTCGATATCGCCGCGGGGCGGCAGGCGGCGATCACCCAGCGCGCGACGATCACGGTCACCCTCTCGCCATCGTCATATCTCGTCGCCAATGGGTCTACCGCGCTCAAGTACGCGTCGCTCCCACTGGATCTGTCGATCACGACGACATGCACGGCGAGCATCTGCTCCTTCGACCGGCGAGGCGTCCCGCTCGTCACCGGGACGATCACGCTGACGAGCGCGCGGACGGGGCTGAGCCACGTCATCACGATCAAGGCCAACACCGGGAGGGTTTCTTACCAGTGAGACGGCGGTGGCCCCGCGGCCGGGGCGCGCGCGGGTTCACGATGATCGAGACGATCGTGTCGACGGCCCTGCTGGGCGTCGTGGCGCTCACGGTCCTCGGCGGCCTGCTCTTCGGCATGACGCAGGCCCACAGCGGTCTCAACCGGGCGGGGGCGGCGGCGTGGTCACAGGCCGAGATCGACTTTCTGCGGGTCCAAGGGTACACGAACCTCGCGACAGGGTCTCGGACCCTCACGCAGACGACCGGGTACACGACGTACGGCAGCATCTCCGAACCCACGATCCCGGCCGGGTTCGACCATGCGGTGATCACGGTCACCTCCGTGACCGGGGTGTCTCTGAAGCAGGCGGCGGTGACCCTTTACCAATCACCGTCATCTGTCTACGCCAAGCTCAGCATCTATGTCGCCAATTATACGCAGCCCTCGCCCTAGCGGGCTTGTGCTCTCCCTCTCCGCCCCGGCGAGCACGGCGACCGGGGGCCCGATGCGTGAGCGGGGGCTCACGGTGCTCGAGGTCCTCGTCGGGATCGCCATTATGGCCGTGGTCGGTGGGGCGATCTCGATCCTGGTGGGCAGCGCGCTCCAGGCCAAGATGATCTCGTCGGTGCGATCGAGCGACACGGAAACCGCTCGGTCGACGCTCGAGTGGATGACGGAACGGATCCGGAACGCCGGGCTCAATCTCCAACCGAGCGGTCAGACCCAGCTGCGCTGCAAGGACATGGTGGTGGCCCAGGACCTGAGCCTCCTCCCCACCACCACGAGCCTCTACATCAGCGGCGACATGCTCAACACGGTCGCCGTCCCCCCGTACCCGGATGTGACGATCGGGTACTATCTGGG
Coding sequences:
- a CDS encoding RodZ domain-containing protein codes for the protein MRSARQALGLSLEEIENVTRIRRSFLVALEQETFDVLPGPAYVRGFLRTYATYLGIPQAELLELYPGPSVGTKAGTILHRESPVEVRITPAIRLSPTRRVLVGVALLGGLGVVALGVVLYGQIRQFAETPASSQGPSKPSTPLTSSAPSAPKSTLPAPRASPVAPRVAPPKPPAAAPPVPTPSGAPVIPVKPPAAPSPAAVPGAAPIPPKPGTPPGPGPTGGTTPPTPGKVPGSPPAPPSSPTAGPLHVAVAASGHSWVRTVADGTTVFEGFVNAGDKQVWEAKRSLTVKVGNAGAVDLSLNGKSLGRLGASGQVYEHTFSAGPPPP
- a CDS encoding type II secretion system protein: MRRRWPRGRGARGFTMIETIVSTALLGVVALTVLGGLLFGMTQAHSGLNRAGAAAWSQAEIDFLRVQGYTNLATGSRTLTQTTGYTTYGSISEPTIPAGFDHAVITVTSVTGVSLKQAAVTLYQSPSSVYAKLSIYVANYTQPSP